The following nucleotide sequence is from Pedobacter sp. PACM 27299.
CAAAGCCATAACCAGGACACGAATGTGTCTTAATCAGAAAAGAAGGGCATTATATTCTGTAGGTACAGTTTTTCAGGAAGACAGGCACTTTCAGCCCATCAGGAGGTGCATTACTTAATGCTTCTCTGGTGATTTTTACTGGAACTTCTACGGCATAATCCAGGAAAAAAACAACTGGAATAATCGCCTGAAATGGTGGATGAAACTGGAAAACATGTTGACTGGCCGTTTGGCTCTGGTCTAGTTTTGTTTCCTGCTGCTGATCCTGACAGCAGGATTTGCCTTTCGATTGGGTCTTAGGCATTCCGCAAAGCTCACAAAGCTCGCTACTTTGTTTCTCCAAACCCCAGCTTACCAGCTCTCCCATGCAATAATGGAAGTGCAGCGTTGATCCACTGGAAATTCCCAGGTAGAACATTGCAATAATGGTAAGGAGTGTTTTCTTCATTAGTTCAAAGTTGATAAATTTAACCGGCTTAATTTTATATAATTCTGAAATTATTTTATACAATTAAACCGGTTAAGGCTCAAAAGCGCCTGATGTTCGCTTAAAGCTAACTAATTTCTGATTTTGTCCAGGGCGTTTCTTAATG
It contains:
- a CDS encoding HYC_CC_PP family protein codes for the protein MKKTLLTIIAMFYLGISSGSTLHFHYCMGELVSWGLEKQSSELCELCGMPKTQSKGKSCCQDQQQETKLDQSQTASQHVFQFHPPFQAIIPVVFFLDYAVEVPVKITREALSNAPPDGLKVPVFLKNCTYRI